The Deinococcus sedimenti genome window below encodes:
- a CDS encoding YkvA family protein, with product MTDPARQGLWARVRAFARHLKAELLALSLAARDPRSPWYARAWALLVLAYALSPIDLIPDFIPVLGQLDDLLLVPAGLWVALRLIPPEVLVDARREAATHPQKLARSALGAALIVLVYVALVVLAWAWWRARSG from the coding sequence ATGACCGACCCGGCCCGGCAGGGCCTGTGGGCGCGCGTGCGGGCGTTCGCGCGGCACCTGAAGGCGGAACTGCTCGCCCTGAGCCTCGCGGCCCGCGACCCGCGCAGCCCCTGGTACGCGCGGGCGTGGGCGCTGCTGGTCCTCGCGTACGCGCTGAGCCCCATCGACCTGATCCCGGACTTCATCCCGGTGCTGGGGCAGCTGGACGACCTGCTGCTCGTCCCGGCGGGGCTGTGGGTGGCGCTGCGCCTGATCCCGCCAGAGGTGCTCGTGGACGCCCGGCGCGAGGCGGCGACCCACCCACAGAAACTGGCCCGCAGCGCGCTGGGCGCGGCGCTGATCGTGCTGGTGTACGTGGCCCTGGTCGTGCTGGCGTGGGCGTGGTGGCGCGCCCGCAGCGGCTGA
- a CDS encoding DUF456 domain-containing protein — MSLAFLIFLVAWVIGMIGTFVPALPATAIIFIGSVAATLVDGFQPWPDLPFLMTFGVITVLIGMIDNVASAWGARKYGGSKQAVWGAIIGGIVGILPIIPFGLIVGPLLGALTAELLIVRKAPMDALRSAWGTLIGLLAGIAAKVVLHLLIGLYELWRLWDPAKSVF, encoded by the coding sequence GTGAGTCTCGCGTTCCTGATCTTCCTCGTCGCGTGGGTAATCGGCATGATCGGCACCTTCGTGCCCGCCCTGCCCGCCACCGCCATCATCTTCATCGGCAGCGTCGCCGCCACCCTGGTCGACGGCTTCCAGCCCTGGCCGGACCTGCCGTTCCTGATGACCTTCGGGGTCATCACGGTCCTGATCGGCATGATCGACAACGTCGCCTCCGCCTGGGGCGCCCGCAAGTACGGCGGCAGCAAACAGGCCGTGTGGGGCGCCATCATCGGCGGAATCGTGGGCATCCTGCCGATCATCCCGTTCGGCCTGATCGTCGGGCCGCTGCTGGGCGCCCTGACCGCCGAGTTGCTGATCGTGCGCAAGGCGCCCATGGACGCGCTGCGCAGCGCCTGGGGCACCCTGATCGGCCTGCTGGCCGGGATCGCCGCGAAAGTTGTCCTGCACCTCCTGATCGGCCTGTACGAACTGTGGCGCCTGTGGGACCCAGCCAAGAGCGTGTTCTGA